Proteins found in one Oncorhynchus mykiss isolate Arlee chromosome 3, USDA_OmykA_1.1, whole genome shotgun sequence genomic segment:
- the LOC110514914 gene encoding ubiquilin-4 produces the protein MAENSGTDPTVDSNVVENAASDGTMIVVTVKTPKDKEEIAISEDSSVAQFKEEISKRFNAKQDQLVLIFAGKILKDGDTLNQHGIKDGLTVHLVIKTAPKATVGGTSQSSASSSGTPQANSSVNPSAAPNDSTTPGTGPTPTSTQPPNLLSGFGDLSSLSGMGMGSANFMEMQQQMQRQLMSNPEMLSQIMDNPLVQNMMSNPDLMRQMIVTNPQMQQLMERNPEISHMLNNPELMRQTMELARNPAMMQEMMRNQDRALSNLESIPGGYNALRRMYTDIQEPMFSAAREQFGNNPFSALGGNLDSGVQPSRTENREPLPNPWGPPGTTPSEIRGTGASTTTTTSAGGTAPSASNPLGINASGLGNGVFGSPGMQSLMQQISENPQLMQNMLSAPYMRSMMQSLAQNPDLASQAMLNNPLFAGNPQLQEQLRHQMPVFLQQMQNPESLSVMTNPRAMQALMQIQQGLQTLQTEAPGLMPSLAPGGIPVIPPTTGGSVAPENLPPPTQGSNPTAATNPSQQQQQLMQQMLQMFAGGGGGSSTQTVTPEVRFQQQLDQLSAMGFINREANLQALIATGGDINAAIERLLGSQPS, from the exons ATGGCGGAGAACAGCGGCACAGATCCCACTGTGGATTCCAACGTTGTTGAAAATGCTGCCTCAGACGGGACCATGATTGTGGTCACGGTAAAAACTCCGAAAGATAAAGAGGAGATCGCGATATCGGAAGATTCTTCTGTCGCACAG TTTAAAGAGGAGATATCCAAAAGGTTTAATGCCAAGCAGGACCAGCTGGTGTTGATTTTTGCTGGAAAAATCTTAAAGGATGGAGACACACTGAACCAACACGGCATCAAGGACGGACTCACTGTTCACCTAGTCATCAAGACTGCTCCCAA GGCTACAGTTGGTGGCACATCCCAGTCCTCGGCATCCAGCTCTGGGACCCCCCAGGCCAACAGCAGCGTTAACCCCAGCGCAGCGCCCAATGACAGCACAACACCAGGCACTGGGCCTACCCCAACCTCCACACAGCCACCCAACTTACTGA GTGGGTTTGGTGACCTATCTAGCCTGTCAGGCATGGGCATGGGCTCGGCCAACTTCATGGAGATGCAGCAGCAGATGCAGAGACAGCTGATGTCCAACCCGGAGATGCTGTCTCAGATCATGGACAACCCTTTGGTGCAGAACATGATGTCCAACCCAGACCTGATGAGGCAGATGATTGTGACAAACCCTCAGATGCAGCAGCTGATGGAGCGCAACCCTGAGATCTCCCACATGCTCAACAACCCTGAACTTATGAGACAG ACCATGGAGTTGGCAAGGAACCCAGCCATGATGCAAGAGATGATGCGTAACCAGGACCGGGCGCTTAGCAACCTGGAGAGCATCCCTGGGGGCTACAACGCCCTCCGGAGGATGTACACAGACATCCAGGAGCCTATGTTCAGTGCCGCTAGAGAGCAG TTTGGAAACAATCCCTTCTCTGCTTTGGGGGGCAACTTGGACTCTGGCGTGCAGCCCTCCAGAACAGAGAACAGGGAGCCCTTACCAAACCCCTGGGGACCCCCTGGAACGACCCCCTCAGAGATCAGGGGGACTGGTGCCTCCACGACAACAACAACCTCTGCTGGCGGGACTGCACCCAGTGCCTCCAACCCCCTGGGCATCAATGCCTCTGGGCTGGGCAACG GTGTGTTCGGTAGCCCTGGCATGCAGAGTCTGATGCAGCAGATCTCTGAGAACCCCCAGCTGATGCAGAACATGCTGTCTGCGCCCTACATGCGCAGTATGATGCAGTCGCTGGCGCAGAACCCTGACCTCGCCTCGCAG GCAATGCTGAACAACCCCCTCTTTGCCGGAAACCCCCAGTTACAGGAACAGTTGAGACATCAGATGCCGGTCTTTCTCCAACAG ATGCAGAATCCTGAGTCACTGTCTGTGATGACTAACCCCCGGGCCATGCAGGCTCTCATGCAGATCCAGCAGGGCCTGCAGACCCTACAGACGGAAGCCCCAGGACTCATGCCCAG TTTGGCTCCTGGTGGGATCCCAGTGATTCCTCCAACCACAGGAGGCAGTGTGGCCCCAGAAAATCTTCCTCCCCCAACACAGGGCTCAAATCCCACTGCTGCCACTAACCCAtcccaacagcagcagcagctcatGCAGCAGATGTTACAGATGTTTGCTGGAGGAGGAGGCGGCTCATCG ACCCAGACCGTAACCCCGGAGGTGCGGTTTCAGCAGCAGCTGGACCAGCTCAGCGCCATGGGCTTCATCAACCGTGAGGCCAACCTGCAGGCCCTCATCGCCACGGGGGGAGACATCAACGCTGCCATTGAGAGACTGCTGGGCTCCCAGCCCTCCTAA